The proteins below are encoded in one region of Ereboglobus luteus:
- a CDS encoding SagB/ThcOx family dehydrogenase yields the protein MRTLAKTLSLVAALCVFAATAATLSAQDIALPSPQKTGGMPLMDALAKRSTSRSFDSKRELSQQQLSNLLWAAWGVNRGDGRRTAPSANNKQEIDIYVLLKQGAYRYDAKAHSLVAVAAGKDVRELGGSQAFVKDAPVTLVLVADLSKLSQKTEAAKREVAAANAGFISQNICLHCASEGLATGARMSIDREKLAPAISLKKTQWAVIANSVGYAKK from the coding sequence ATGAGAACCCTCGCCAAAACACTCTCCCTTGTTGCCGCGCTGTGCGTGTTTGCAGCCACCGCAGCCACGCTCTCCGCGCAGGACATCGCCCTTCCCTCCCCGCAAAAAACCGGCGGCATGCCGCTCATGGACGCGCTCGCGAAGCGCTCCACTTCGCGCAGCTTCGATTCCAAGCGCGAGCTTTCGCAGCAACAACTTTCCAACCTCCTCTGGGCCGCGTGGGGCGTCAACCGCGGTGACGGCAGGCGCACCGCGCCCTCGGCAAACAACAAGCAGGAAATCGACATCTACGTGCTCCTCAAGCAGGGCGCGTATCGCTACGACGCCAAGGCCCACTCGCTCGTCGCCGTCGCCGCCGGCAAGGACGTTCGCGAGCTCGGCGGCTCGCAAGCCTTTGTAAAGGACGCGCCCGTCACGCTCGTGCTCGTCGCCGACCTCTCGAAACTTTCGCAAAAAACCGAGGCCGCGAAACGCGAAGTCGCCGCGGCCAACGCCGGATTCATTTCCCAAAACATCTGCCTCCACTGCGCCTCCGAGGGACTTGCCACCGGGGCGCGCATGTCGATCGACCGCGAAAAACTCGCCCCCGCGATTTCCCTCAAAAAAACGCAATGGGCCGTCATCGCCAACTCTGTCGGCTACGCGAAAAAATAA
- a CDS encoding tryptophanase: MKKNSAKSASKTQSAAPATNDSNASPKVKFFSGEHIPLELHKVRVVQKLHLVPVERRLAAMQEAGFNTFQLQTKDVFLDMLTDSGVNAMSDNQIAAMMQADDAYAGSQSFARLQSAVEEVFGKKYLLPAHQGRACENILAQHFVKPNSVIPMNYHFTTTLAHITRNGGRIVEILSDDALKIKSTNPFKGNIDIAKLEASIATHGAGNIPFIRMEASTNLIGGQPFSIANMRAVRAIAKKHGILLVLDASLIGENAYFVKQREAEFKNASVAKILLTMCDLADIVYFSARKVSSSRGGGICSNNKEIIDQMKNLVVLFEGFLTYGGISVREIESMAVGLRETTDETVMSQSPLFIEYLVGRLEKLGIPVVTPAGGLGCHVDAMGFVPHIPQKDYPAGALATAFYIASGVRGMERGTMSSVRDVHGHDILADAELLRLAMPRRVFTLSQVKYVEDRLAWLYKNRNLIGGIHFVEEPTVLRFFNGRLAANSDWPQKLAAKFRQDFGDSL, from the coding sequence ATGAAAAAAAACTCCGCAAAATCCGCATCCAAAACCCAATCCGCCGCGCCCGCGACGAATGACTCAAACGCCTCGCCAAAGGTAAAGTTCTTCAGCGGCGAGCACATTCCGCTCGAGCTGCACAAGGTGCGCGTCGTGCAAAAGCTCCACCTCGTGCCCGTCGAGCGCCGCCTCGCCGCCATGCAGGAGGCCGGCTTCAACACCTTCCAGCTTCAAACCAAGGACGTCTTCCTCGACATGCTCACCGACTCCGGTGTGAACGCCATGAGCGACAACCAGATCGCCGCCATGATGCAGGCCGACGACGCCTACGCCGGCTCGCAAAGCTTCGCCCGCCTCCAGTCCGCCGTCGAGGAGGTGTTCGGCAAAAAATACCTTCTTCCCGCGCACCAGGGCCGCGCCTGCGAAAACATCCTCGCGCAACATTTCGTGAAACCCAACAGCGTCATCCCGATGAACTACCACTTCACGACGACGCTCGCGCACATCACGCGCAACGGCGGGCGCATCGTGGAAATCCTCAGCGACGACGCGCTCAAAATCAAAAGCACAAACCCGTTCAAGGGAAACATCGACATCGCCAAGCTCGAGGCGTCCATCGCCACGCACGGCGCGGGCAACATCCCCTTCATCCGCATGGAGGCCTCGACCAATCTCATCGGCGGCCAGCCCTTCTCAATCGCCAACATGCGCGCCGTGCGCGCCATCGCGAAGAAGCACGGCATCCTGCTCGTGCTCGACGCGAGCCTCATCGGTGAGAACGCCTATTTCGTCAAGCAGCGCGAGGCGGAGTTCAAGAACGCCAGCGTCGCAAAAATCCTCCTCACAATGTGCGACCTCGCCGACATCGTTTATTTCTCGGCGCGCAAAGTCAGCTCGTCGCGCGGCGGCGGCATCTGCTCGAACAACAAGGAAATCATCGACCAGATGAAAAACCTCGTCGTGCTCTTCGAGGGCTTCCTCACCTACGGCGGCATCTCGGTGCGCGAAATCGAGTCGATGGCGGTCGGCCTGCGCGAGACGACCGACGAGACGGTCATGTCGCAAAGCCCGCTCTTCATCGAGTATCTCGTGGGCCGCCTTGAGAAGCTCGGCATCCCCGTGGTCACGCCCGCCGGCGGCCTCGGCTGCCACGTCGACGCGATGGGTTTCGTGCCGCACATCCCGCAAAAGGATTATCCCGCCGGCGCGCTCGCCACCGCGTTCTACATCGCCTCCGGCGTGCGCGGCATGGAGCGCGGCACGATGTCCAGCGTGCGCGATGTGCACGGCCACGACATCCTCGCCGACGCCGAGCTGCTGCGCCTCGCTATGCCGCGCCGCGTCTTCACGCTCTCGCAAGTGAAGTATGTCGAGGACCGTCTCGCCTGGCTCTACAAGAACCGCAACCTGATCGGCGGAATCCATTTCGTTGAGGAGCCGACGGTGCTGCGTTTCTTCAACGGCCGCCTCGCCGCCAACAGCGACTGGCCGCAAAAACTCGCCGCCAAGTTCCGCCAAGATTTCGGCGACAGCTTGTAA